The DNA region TCGCACCCGGCAAGGGCATTCTGGCCGCGGACGAGTCCACCGGCACGATCAAGAAGCGTTTCGACGCGATTGGCGTCGAGAACACCGAGGACAATCGCCGCGACTACCGCGAGATGATGTTCCGCACCGCCGAGGCGATGAAGAACCACATCTCCGGCGTCATCCTTTACGACGAAACGATCTGGCAGAAGGCCAAGGACGGCACACCGCTCGTGAAGATCATCGAGCAGATGGGCGCGATTCCCGGCATCAAGGTCGATGAAGGCACCAAGCCGCTGCCGAACTGCCCGGGCGAACTGATCACCGTCGGCCTCGACAAGCTCGCGGACCGCCTGACCAAGTACTACGAGCAGGGCGCGCGTTTCGCCAAGTGGCGCGCGGTGATCGACATCGGCGCCGGCATTCCGAGCTACACCGCGATCCGCACCAACGCCCATGCGCTGGCCCGCTACGCCGCGCTGTGCCAGGCGGCGCAGATCGTGCCGATCGTCGAGCCGGAAGTGCTGATGGACGGCGATCACGACATCGACCGCTGCTACGAGGTCACCGAGTTCATGCTCAAGGAGACCTTCCAGGAGCTTTACTATCAGCGCGTCGCGCTCGAAGGCATGGTGCTCAAGCCGAACATGGCCGTGCCGGGCAAGAAGAGCGCGAAGAAGGCTTCGGTGCAGGAAGTCGCCGAGAAGACCGTGAAGATGCTCAAGGAATGCGTGCCGGGCGCCGTACCGGGCGTCGCCTTCCTCTCCGGCGGTCAGTCGGACGAAGAAGCGACCGCGCATCTCGACGCCATGAACAAGATCGGCAATCTGCCGTGGGGCCTCACCTTCTCGTACGGTCGCGCGCTGCAGGCCGCGCCGCAGAAGGCGTGGTCGGGCAAGGCGGAGAACGTCGCTGCCGGCC from Pseudolabrys taiwanensis includes:
- a CDS encoding class I fructose-bisphosphate aldolase, with product MNLDELNKVARAMVAPGKGILAADESTGTIKKRFDAIGVENTEDNRRDYREMMFRTAEAMKNHISGVILYDETIWQKAKDGTPLVKIIEQMGAIPGIKVDEGTKPLPNCPGELITVGLDKLADRLTKYYEQGARFAKWRAVIDIGAGIPSYTAIRTNAHALARYAALCQAAQIVPIVEPEVLMDGDHDIDRCYEVTEFMLKETFQELYYQRVALEGMVLKPNMAVPGKKSAKKASVQEVAEKTVKMLKECVPGAVPGVAFLSGGQSDEEATAHLDAMNKIGNLPWGLTFSYGRALQAAPQKAWSGKAENVAAGQRAFTHRAKMNGLAALGQWKADLEKAKAA